From the Stigmatopora argus isolate UIUO_Sarg chromosome 12, RoL_Sarg_1.0, whole genome shotgun sequence genome, the window ATCGAGGTGGACTCGTCCCCGTCCGTGCTGGAGATCCTGGACACTGCCGGTACTGAGCAGTTTGCCTCCATGCGGGATCTGTACATCAAAAACGGACAGGGCTTCATCCTGGTCTACAGCCTGGTCAACCAGCAGAGCTTCCAGGACATCAAGCCCATGAGGGATCAGATCATCCGGGTCAAGAGGTATGAGAGGGTGCCCATGATCTTGGTGGGGAACAAGGTGGACCTGGAGGTGGAGAGAGAGGTGTCCTCCGGGGAAGGGAAGGCCCTGGCCCAGGACTGGAGCTGCCCCTTCATGGAGACCTCGGCCAAAAACAAAGTCTCCGTGGATGAACTGTTTGCGGAAATTGTC encodes:
- the LOC144085610 gene encoding ras-related protein Rap-2b-like yields the protein MREYKVVVLGSGGVGKSALTVQFVTGSFIEKYDPTIEDFYRKEIEVDSSPSVLEILDTAGTEQFASMRDLYIKNGQGFILVYSLVNQQSFQDIKPMRDQIIRVKRYERVPMILVGNKVDLEVEREVSSGEGKALAQDWSCPFMETSAKNKVSVDELFAEIVRQMNYSSVPAGSDHCCSCVLL